A stretch of the Streptomyces sp. NBC_00078 genome encodes the following:
- the ychF gene encoding redox-regulated ATPase YchF, whose amino-acid sequence MSLTIGIVGLPNVGKSTLFNALTKNDVLAANYPFATIEPNVGVVGVPDARLTKLAEIFSSQRVLPATVDFVDIAGIVKGASEGEGLGNKFLANIRESDAICQVIRAFKDENVVHVDGKVSPKDDIETINTELILADLQTIEKVLPRLQKESRIKKDIGPKVKAVEEAKEILERGDTLFSQGIVQGSGNEELLHDLHLLTTKPFLYVFNVDEDELVDEDFKNEQRALVAPAEAIFLNAKLEADLAELDEEDALELLESVGAEEPGLATLAHVGFNTLGLQTYLTAGPKESRAWTIKKGATAPEAAGVIHTDFQKGFIKAEVISFHDLVETGSVAEARAKGKARMEGKDYVMQDGDVVEFRFNV is encoded by the coding sequence GTGTCGCTCACGATCGGAATCGTCGGCCTGCCGAATGTCGGCAAATCGACCCTGTTCAACGCCCTGACCAAGAACGACGTGCTCGCGGCCAACTACCCGTTCGCCACGATCGAGCCCAATGTGGGCGTGGTCGGCGTCCCCGACGCCCGGCTGACGAAACTGGCCGAGATCTTCTCCTCTCAGCGGGTCCTCCCGGCGACGGTCGACTTCGTCGACATCGCGGGCATCGTGAAGGGCGCGTCCGAGGGCGAGGGCCTGGGCAACAAGTTCCTCGCGAACATCCGTGAGTCCGACGCGATCTGCCAGGTCATCCGCGCCTTCAAGGACGAGAACGTCGTGCACGTCGACGGCAAGGTCTCGCCGAAGGACGACATCGAGACGATCAACACCGAGCTGATCCTCGCCGACCTCCAGACCATCGAGAAGGTCCTGCCCCGGCTCCAGAAGGAGTCGCGGATCAAGAAGGACATCGGGCCCAAGGTCAAGGCCGTCGAGGAGGCCAAGGAGATCCTGGAGCGCGGTGACACCCTCTTCTCGCAGGGCATCGTCCAGGGCTCCGGCAACGAGGAACTCCTCCACGACCTGCACCTCCTGACGACCAAGCCTTTCCTCTACGTCTTCAACGTCGACGAGGACGAACTGGTCGACGAGGACTTCAAGAACGAGCAGCGCGCCCTGGTCGCCCCCGCCGAGGCGATCTTCCTCAACGCCAAGCTCGAGGCGGACCTCGCCGAACTCGACGAGGAGGACGCCCTGGAGCTGCTGGAGTCCGTCGGCGCCGAGGAGCCCGGCCTCGCCACCCTCGCGCACGTGGGCTTCAACACCCTCGGCCTGCAGACCTACCTCACGGCCGGCCCCAAGGAATCCCGCGCCTGGACCATCAAGAAGGGCGCCACCGCCCCCGAGGCCGCCGGCGTCATCCACACCGACTTCCAGAAGGGCTTCATCAAGGCGGAGGTCATCTCCTTCCACGACCTGGTGGAGACGGGTTCGGTCGCCGAGGCCCGCGCCAAGGGCAAGGCGCGGATGGAAGGCAAGGACTATGTGATGCAGGACGGGGATGTGGTGGAGTTCCGCTTCAACGTGTAG
- a CDS encoding DNA-binding protein: MARRRLSHEGTLVLDSEGLSKLLADDEQVVALIAEARSRGMEVVISALTIIEAVHARTNKSRLNWVLSGLRVVPVGDEEARAASKLLMDAGLHGHKYAIDAAVAEAALRQHRPVVMLTSDIDDMAKLCGDRVRLVGI; encoded by the coding sequence GTGGCCCGCCGCAGGCTGAGTCACGAGGGGACGCTGGTCCTCGACAGTGAGGGACTCTCGAAGCTGCTCGCCGACGACGAGCAGGTGGTGGCTCTGATCGCTGAGGCACGCTCGCGCGGCATGGAGGTCGTGATCAGTGCGCTCACCATCATCGAAGCCGTCCACGCCCGTACGAACAAGTCCCGCCTGAACTGGGTGCTTTCGGGGCTGCGGGTCGTCCCGGTCGGTGACGAGGAGGCGAGGGCTGCCTCGAAGTTGCTGATGGATGCCGGGTTGCACGGGCACAAGTACGCGATCGATGCGGCCGTGGCCGAGGCCGCGCTGCGACAGCACCGCCCCGTGGTCATGCTGACTTCCGACATCGACGACATGGCCAAGCTCTGCGGTGACCGGGTGCGGCTAGTGGGGATCTGA
- a CDS encoding sugar nucleotide-binding protein gives MLAVLAVLAVLAVIAVGMVRARGSRFAIGPRQRASACCGMKVLIIGGSGFLGTELLRKACAKRWDTAATFHSCLGDPTAAAWHQLDIRDPVRVEAVLTAVAPRAVIDVTSGGADWKVTADGSIHIAMATAKLGIRLVHVSSDAVFSGSRVYYDETCAPDPVTPYGAAKAAAETAVRLLCPDVAVARTSLIIGNGQSGHERLAHALIAGTREGVLFTDDVRCPVHVEDLAAALWELTRSDAAGLFHLAGPDALSRYDLGRRYRVTDPYRRFWLHLLGPPT, from the coding sequence GTGCTGGCCGTGCTGGCCGTGCTGGCCGTGCTGGCCGTGATCGCGGTCGGCATGGTCCGCGCACGGGGCTCTCGATTCGCCATTGGGCCGCGGCAGCGTGCCTCAGCGTGTTGCGGCATGAAGGTGCTGATCATCGGAGGCAGTGGGTTCCTGGGGACCGAGCTGTTGCGCAAGGCGTGCGCGAAGCGCTGGGACACGGCTGCGACGTTCCACTCTTGTCTCGGCGACCCCACAGCCGCCGCCTGGCACCAGCTGGACATCCGCGATCCCGTACGCGTGGAGGCGGTGCTGACGGCGGTCGCACCGCGTGCGGTGATCGACGTGACCAGCGGCGGGGCCGACTGGAAGGTCACCGCCGACGGCTCCATCCACATCGCCATGGCCACCGCGAAGCTCGGGATCCGTCTGGTGCACGTCTCCAGCGACGCCGTCTTCTCCGGCAGCCGGGTGTACTACGACGAGACCTGCGCCCCGGACCCGGTCACCCCGTACGGGGCTGCGAAGGCCGCCGCCGAGACGGCTGTGCGGCTCCTGTGTCCGGACGTGGCCGTCGCCCGCACCTCGCTGATCATCGGGAACGGCCAGTCCGGACACGAACGCCTGGCGCACGCGCTGATCGCCGGAACGCGGGAAGGCGTCCTCTTCACCGACGACGTGCGCTGTCCCGTGCACGTCGAGGACCTGGCCGCCGCCTTGTGGGAACTCACACGGTCCGACGCGGCCGGCCTCTTCCACCTCGCCGGCCCCGACGCTCTCAGCCGCTACGACCTCGGTCGCCGCTACCGGGTGACAGATCCCTACCGGCGGTTTTGGCTGCATCTGCTCGGCCCGCCCACTTGA
- a CDS encoding LysR family transcriptional regulator, producing MAMTMDVHVRDLRYFVTVAEELHFTRAAERLYVSQPALSKQIRALERQLGVELLRRDRQGVELSEAGAALLPHARRVLDAWARGAAVVEETRAAQRGTLLVGMSTSPGRGGLLPAIRSRFTAAHPETTVRLRQASWADPTAGLAEGDTDLAFVWLPLPDQDRYAWTVVAEEPRLVALPEAHPLAPRTEIDFTDLADEPFLALPRSAGPLRDYWLALDERAGRPPRVGAEIASTEETYEALVAGLGVCLVAAGNVPLITLGGVVTRPVRGVTPSQYVLAWRREDRRPLVRGYVEACRRVTELGREA from the coding sequence ATGGCTATGACGATGGACGTTCATGTGCGGGACCTGCGGTACTTCGTCACGGTCGCCGAGGAACTGCACTTCACGCGCGCGGCCGAGCGGCTGTACGTCTCGCAGCCCGCGCTGAGCAAGCAGATCCGGGCGCTGGAGCGTCAGTTGGGCGTCGAGCTGTTGCGCCGGGACCGGCAGGGCGTGGAGCTGTCCGAGGCCGGCGCGGCGCTGCTGCCGCACGCCCGGCGAGTGCTGGACGCGTGGGCGCGGGGCGCGGCCGTGGTGGAGGAGACCCGGGCCGCGCAGCGCGGCACGCTGTTGGTGGGCATGAGCACCAGCCCCGGTCGCGGCGGCCTGCTGCCCGCGATCCGCTCCCGCTTCACCGCCGCGCACCCCGAGACCACGGTACGGCTGCGCCAGGCGAGTTGGGCCGATCCGACCGCGGGCCTGGCCGAAGGCGACACGGACCTGGCGTTCGTCTGGCTGCCTCTGCCCGACCAGGACCGCTACGCCTGGACGGTCGTCGCCGAGGAACCCCGCCTGGTCGCCCTCCCCGAGGCCCACCCCCTCGCGCCCCGCACGGAGATCGACTTCACGGACCTGGCCGACGAGCCCTTCCTCGCCCTCCCCAGGAGCGCGGGCCCGCTACGGGACTACTGGCTCGCCCTGGACGAACGCGCCGGCCGCCCACCCCGCGTCGGCGCGGAGATCGCGAGCACGGAGGAGACGTACGAGGCCCTGGTCGCAGGCCTCGGCGTGTGCCTGGTGGCCGCGGGCAACGTACCCCTGATCACGCTCGGCGGTGTGGTGACCCGTCCGGTGCGGGGCGTGACACCCAGCCAGTACGTCCTGGCCTGGCGGAGGGAAGATCGCAGACCACTGGTACGGGGCTACGTGGAGGCGTGCCGACGGGTGACGGAGCTGGGGCGCGAGGCGTGA
- a CDS encoding oxidoreductase: MNKVWLVTGASSGFGRAITEAALAAGDVVVGAARRTEALDDLVAAHADQLEALPLDVTDTAAAEAAVQDVVARYGRIDVLVNNAGRTHVGAFEETTDAELRELFDLHVFGPATLTRAVLPHMRGRRSGAIVQMSSMGGQMSFAGFAAYSGTKFALEGLSEGLADEVREFGIKVLVVEPGSFRTSLFGTGRAGVSADSGVYGSVSRTRGFVSGGDGTQPGDPAKAAALILAALDAEQTPLHLPLGEDAVDAVLGKLGQVRSEIAAWEKRTRATAFDD, translated from the coding sequence ATGAACAAGGTCTGGCTGGTCACCGGTGCGAGCAGTGGCTTCGGGCGGGCCATCACCGAGGCGGCCCTCGCTGCCGGTGACGTGGTCGTCGGCGCCGCCCGCCGCACCGAGGCGCTGGACGACCTGGTGGCGGCACACGCCGACCAGTTGGAGGCACTGCCCCTTGACGTCACCGACACCGCCGCCGCCGAGGCGGCCGTACAGGATGTGGTGGCGCGGTACGGCCGGATCGACGTCCTGGTCAACAACGCAGGCCGCACGCATGTCGGCGCCTTCGAGGAGACCACCGACGCCGAACTGCGCGAACTGTTCGACCTGCACGTCTTCGGGCCCGCGACCCTCACCCGCGCGGTGCTGCCGCACATGCGTGGGCGGCGCTCGGGAGCGATCGTGCAGATGAGCAGCATGGGCGGACAGATGTCCTTCGCGGGCTTCGCCGCGTACAGCGGGACCAAGTTCGCGCTGGAGGGCCTGTCGGAGGGGCTCGCCGACGAGGTGCGGGAGTTCGGCATCAAGGTGCTGGTCGTGGAGCCGGGAAGCTTCCGTACATCCCTTTTCGGCACGGGCCGCGCCGGTGTCAGCGCGGACAGCGGCGTGTACGGGAGCGTGAGCCGGACCCGCGGCTTCGTCTCCGGCGGAGACGGCACCCAGCCCGGTGACCCCGCCAAGGCCGCGGCCCTCATCCTCGCCGCCCTCGACGCCGAGCAGACCCCGCTGCACCTGCCGCTCGGCGAGGACGCCGTCGACGCCGTTCTCGGCAAGCTCGGCCAGGTGCGCTCGGAGATCGCCGCCTGGGAGAAGCGCACCCGCGCCACGGCCTTCGACGACTGA
- a CDS encoding DEAD/DEAH box helicase produces the protein MPPVGRRARELCTEGVRLYEAARTVLADHARALEAVRSALAPIRDELVAGELERIPVARLKDATEGRLRLAAVEAAGLSSVRAVYEASRYELRQIPGVGAQTADQALAAARQIARAVEETVTVRIDVDRPEPRTTALVVALHRLVEAGPELRRAVDTAEQLDRKLRTLLPTARPATSRLRLALTGRRGKEAALAATAELRTLTAEAATKGNRLQLAQAATDLLREPASDIEAWVDFELRSAEFYSQLAEVSAHRTDEAAAEGFLPSEVAERVHAQPLDDTHRRVSLRGYQSFGARFALAQRRVVLGDEMGLGKTIQAIAALAHLAAEGHSHFLVVCPAGVLINWTREIRSRSTLRAVPVHGPDRQDAYAEWRERGGVALTTFDLLHTLPAPDAAGPGMLVVDEAHYVKNPGTRRARSIAAWTQSCDRVLFLTGTPMENRVEEFRTLVRYLQPDLVPEIRDSRAVAGPYVFRRSVAPAYLRRNQQDVLTELPALLQVDEWAEFGAADEDAYRTAVAEGNFMAMRRAAYSDPEKSAKLQRLRELVTEAADNGLKVVVFSYFRDVLATVQAALGERVFGPVSGSVAAARRQRLVDDFTAVDGHAVLLSQIEAGGVGLNLQAASVVILCEPQVKPTLEHQAVARAHRMGQVRPVQVHRLLATDSVDERLLRILENKDRLFDAYARRSDTADATPDAVDVSDTGIARRIVEEEQRRLAGEPAG, from the coding sequence ATGCCGCCCGTGGGGCGGCGGGCCCGGGAGCTGTGCACGGAGGGCGTGCGGTTGTACGAGGCCGCCCGCACCGTGCTCGCCGATCATGCCCGCGCCCTGGAGGCGGTCCGCTCGGCGCTGGCCCCGATCCGGGACGAACTCGTCGCCGGGGAGCTGGAGCGCATCCCGGTCGCCCGGCTCAAGGACGCCACCGAGGGCCGGCTGCGCCTGGCGGCCGTCGAGGCGGCCGGGCTCTCCTCGGTACGCGCGGTGTACGAGGCGAGCCGGTACGAGCTGCGGCAGATCCCCGGCGTCGGCGCCCAGACCGCCGACCAGGCCCTCGCCGCCGCACGCCAGATCGCCCGGGCGGTCGAGGAGACGGTCACGGTACGGATCGACGTCGACCGGCCCGAACCCCGGACCACCGCACTGGTCGTCGCGCTGCACCGGCTGGTCGAGGCCGGGCCCGAACTGCGCCGGGCCGTGGACACCGCCGAGCAACTCGACCGGAAACTCCGCACCTTGCTGCCCACGGCCCGCCCCGCGACCAGCCGGCTGCGGCTGGCGCTCACCGGGCGGCGCGGCAAGGAGGCGGCCCTCGCGGCCACGGCGGAGCTGCGCACGCTGACAGCCGAGGCGGCCACCAAGGGCAACCGGCTCCAGCTGGCCCAGGCCGCCACCGACCTGCTGCGCGAGCCCGCCTCCGACATCGAGGCCTGGGTCGACTTCGAGCTGCGCTCCGCCGAGTTCTACAGCCAGCTCGCCGAGGTCTCCGCGCACCGCACGGACGAGGCGGCCGCGGAAGGCTTCCTGCCCTCGGAGGTGGCCGAGCGGGTCCACGCCCAGCCGCTCGACGACACCCACCGCCGTGTCTCGCTGCGCGGCTACCAGTCCTTCGGCGCCCGCTTCGCACTCGCCCAGCGCCGGGTCGTCCTCGGCGACGAGATGGGCCTCGGCAAGACCATCCAGGCCATCGCCGCGCTCGCCCACCTCGCAGCCGAGGGGCACAGCCACTTCCTGGTGGTGTGCCCGGCCGGCGTACTGATCAACTGGACGCGGGAGATCCGCTCCCGCAGCACACTGCGGGCGGTGCCGGTGCACGGCCCGGACCGGCAGGACGCGTACGCCGAGTGGCGCGAGCGCGGCGGCGTCGCCCTGACCACCTTCGACCTGCTGCACACCCTGCCCGCACCGGACGCCGCCGGGCCGGGGATGCTCGTCGTCGACGAGGCGCACTACGTGAAGAACCCCGGCACCCGCCGCGCCAGATCCATCGCGGCCTGGACGCAGAGCTGCGACCGCGTCCTGTTCCTCACCGGCACTCCGATGGAGAACCGCGTCGAGGAGTTCCGCACCCTGGTCCGCTACCTCCAGCCGGACCTGGTCCCCGAGATACGCGACAGCCGCGCGGTCGCCGGCCCGTACGTCTTCCGCAGATCGGTCGCGCCCGCCTATCTGCGCCGCAACCAGCAGGACGTGCTCACCGAACTGCCCGCGCTGCTGCAGGTCGACGAATGGGCGGAGTTCGGCGCGGCCGACGAGGACGCGTACCGCACGGCGGTCGCCGAGGGGAACTTCATGGCGATGCGCCGGGCCGCCTACTCCGACCCGGAGAAGTCCGCGAAGCTGCAGCGGCTGCGCGAACTGGTCACGGAGGCGGCGGACAACGGCCTGAAGGTGGTCGTGTTCTCGTACTTCCGCGATGTACTCGCCACGGTCCAGGCAGCCCTGGGGGAGCGCGTCTTCGGCCCGGTGTCCGGCTCCGTGGCCGCCGCCCGACGCCAGCGGCTGGTCGACGACTTCACGGCCGTCGACGGCCACGCGGTGCTGCTGTCGCAGATCGAGGCGGGCGGCGTCGGTCTGAACCTCCAGGCCGCGTCCGTGGTGATCCTGTGCGAGCCGCAGGTCAAGCCCACGCTGGAACACCAGGCCGTGGCCCGTGCCCACCGCATGGGCCAGGTCCGCCCGGTCCAGGTGCACCGCCTGCTCGCGACGGACAGCGTGGACGAACGCCTGCTGCGCATCCTGGAGAACAAGGACCGCCTCTTCGACGCCTATGCCCGCCGCAGCGACACCGCCGACGCCACACCGGACGCGGTCGACGTCTCGGACACGGGGATCGCCCGCCGGATCGTCGAGGAGGAGCAGCGCAGACTGGCCGGCGAACCGGCCGGCTGA
- a CDS encoding DUF4190 domain-containing protein produces MSTPSPPGPHQPQEPQGPHPQGQPPYSQGPYAAPGPYPYQPWSQGYSPYNHPAPVNGVAIASLVLGILCFVPAAGLLLGLIALARIRRKGERGRAMAVTGAILSSVGLALWVVGLTGGINLDVWTGLKDAAHENGSAYSLKKGECFDAPSGSLDGLAYDVDRVPCESRHDAEVFAAFKMKGSADYPGDGKVTDVADAKCYALRYGYAMDAWAVPDDVDVYYLTPTRQSWRLGDRDITCLFGNTDEKAGLTGSLRNDARTLDTDQVAYLKAVNLENAALDAQPEDSPDDDLRGSRAWAGRMSAALTEETGTLRDHAWPAGAKKPVAKVAMAVEATREEWARAAKATDADSFYEHYDRAMVLSTPDTSITARKALGLTMTPPTSPGGDDGGGGGGGGSVFEV; encoded by the coding sequence GTGTCCACACCCTCGCCCCCTGGGCCCCACCAGCCCCAGGAACCCCAAGGACCGCATCCGCAGGGCCAACCCCCGTACTCGCAGGGGCCGTACGCCGCTCCCGGACCCTATCCGTACCAGCCCTGGAGCCAGGGCTACAGCCCGTACAACCACCCCGCGCCCGTCAACGGCGTCGCCATCGCCTCCCTCGTCCTCGGCATCCTCTGTTTCGTTCCGGCCGCCGGGCTGCTGCTGGGCCTGATCGCGCTCGCCCGGATCAGAAGGAAGGGCGAGCGGGGCAGGGCCATGGCCGTCACCGGTGCGATCCTGTCCTCCGTCGGGCTTGCGCTGTGGGTGGTGGGGCTCACCGGCGGCATCAACCTCGACGTCTGGACCGGCCTCAAGGATGCCGCGCACGAGAACGGCAGCGCCTACTCCCTCAAGAAGGGCGAGTGCTTCGACGCCCCGAGCGGATCCCTGGACGGCCTGGCCTACGACGTCGACAGGGTGCCCTGCGAAAGCCGGCACGACGCCGAGGTCTTCGCCGCCTTCAAGATGAAGGGCAGCGCCGACTACCCCGGGGACGGCAAGGTCACGGACGTCGCCGACGCCAAGTGCTACGCGCTCCGGTACGGCTACGCCATGGATGCCTGGGCCGTGCCCGACGACGTGGACGTGTACTACCTGACGCCGACCCGGCAGAGCTGGCGGCTGGGCGACCGCGACATCACCTGCCTGTTCGGCAACACCGACGAGAAGGCCGGTCTGACGGGCTCGCTGCGCAACGACGCGCGGACCCTGGACACCGACCAGGTCGCCTATCTCAAGGCCGTCAACCTCGAGAACGCCGCCCTGGACGCGCAGCCCGAGGACAGCCCCGACGACGACCTCAGGGGCAGCCGAGCATGGGCCGGACGGATGTCGGCCGCGCTCACCGAGGAGACCGGGACACTGCGTGACCACGCCTGGCCCGCGGGTGCGAAGAAGCCGGTCGCGAAGGTCGCCATGGCGGTGGAGGCCACTCGTGAGGAGTGGGCCCGGGCAGCGAAGGCGACCGACGCGGACAGTTTCTACGAGCACTACGACCGCGCCATGGTGCTCTCCACTCCCGACACCTCCATCACCGCTCGCAAGGCTCTGGGCCTGACCATGACCCCGCCCACGTCCCCGGGCGGGGACGACGGCGGGGGCGGCGGCGGGGGCGGCTCCGTGTTCGAGGTGTGA
- a CDS encoding GntR family transcriptional regulator, giving the protein MTFGEQPAYLRVAGDLRKKIVNGSLPPHTRLPSQARIRQEYGVSDTVALEARKVLMAEGLVEGRSGSGTYVRERAVPRSVARSGFRPAGGATPFRQEQADGEGRGTWESSSAQAEASSCVAERLGVKPGDRVMCTRYVFREAGEAMMLSTSWEPLEVTGRTPVMLPEEGPLGGMGVVERMAAIDVIVDNVTEEVGARPGLAEELLALGGVPGHVVLVIQRTFFASGRPVETADVVIPADRYRVAYHLPVK; this is encoded by the coding sequence GTGACTTTCGGTGAGCAGCCGGCGTATCTGCGCGTCGCGGGTGATCTCCGCAAGAAGATCGTCAATGGCTCGCTGCCGCCACACACCCGTCTCCCCTCCCAGGCCAGAATCCGCCAGGAGTACGGCGTCTCGGACACGGTCGCGCTGGAGGCGCGCAAGGTGCTGATGGCGGAAGGCCTGGTGGAGGGCCGCTCGGGGTCGGGGACGTACGTCCGCGAGCGTGCGGTGCCCCGCAGCGTCGCCCGTTCCGGCTTCCGCCCGGCCGGCGGGGCCACGCCCTTCCGCCAGGAGCAGGCCGACGGCGAGGGGCGCGGCACCTGGGAGTCGAGCAGCGCACAGGCCGAGGCGAGCAGTTGTGTCGCCGAGCGGCTCGGCGTCAAGCCCGGTGACCGCGTGATGTGCACCAGGTACGTGTTCCGGGAGGCCGGCGAGGCGATGATGCTCTCCACTTCCTGGGAGCCCCTTGAGGTCACCGGACGCACACCCGTGATGCTCCCCGAGGAGGGCCCGCTCGGCGGCATGGGCGTCGTCGAGCGCATGGCGGCGATCGACGTGATCGTGGACAACGTCACCGAGGAGGTCGGCGCCCGCCCCGGCCTCGCCGAGGAACTGCTGGCCCTGGGGGGCGTCCCCGGCCATGTCGTCCTCGTCATCCAGCGCACCTTCTTCGCCTCGGGCCGTCCCGTGGAGACGGCCGACGTCGTGATCCCTGCCGACCGTTACCGGGTCGCGTACCACCTCCCAGTGAAGTAG